Proteins from one Blattabacterium cuenoti genomic window:
- a CDS encoding DUF192 domain-containing protein, with translation MKKINSFLPLIMILFLFIRSSERNDFFLYSDVGNSLEIEFIKNGELYLKNINRILKKIDVELAYKDTEKENGLKYRSSLKENRGMLFFLKDEEEYKKIDMENMRIPLDIIYINEFDTVVFVNHNVSPMREIEIVDLPSKIKYVLEINSGMSNKWGLKEGITKVTWNKN, from the coding sequence ATGAAAAAAATTAACTCTTTTCTTCCATTAATAATGATTTTGTTCCTTTTTATTCGTTCTTCTGAACGAAACGATTTTTTTTTATATTCAGATGTAGGAAACTCATTGGAGATAGAATTTATTAAAAATGGAGAATTGTATCTAAAAAATATCAATCGTATTCTAAAAAAAATAGATGTAGAATTAGCGTATAAAGATACGGAAAAAGAAAACGGATTGAAATATAGATCTTCTTTGAAAGAAAATAGAGGAATGTTATTTTTTTTAAAGGATGAAGAAGAGTATAAGAAAATTGATATGGAAAATATGAGAATTCCTTTAGATATTATCTATATAAATGAATTTGATACTGTTGTTTTTGTGAATCATAATGTTAGTCCTATGAGGGAAATTGAAATAGTTGATTTACCATCAAAAATAAAATATGTTTTAGAGATTAATTCTGGAATGTCCAATAAATGGGGATTAAAAGAGGGAATAACGAAAGTAACTTGGAATAAAAATTGA
- the lgt gene encoding prolipoprotein diacylglyceryl transferase yields MKMLEYINWDPIYKFSLWKDFSIHIYSIMFIISFLLGWYIMNFIFKNENIHKKYLDPLLICTFFGTIVGARLGQVLFYDFSYFSDHWIEALFPVRERSNYYLLGFIKGYEFIGYRGLSSHGATIGIILSSFFYSKKIIKKSFVWICDRLCIAVALSSVFIRIGNFFNSEIVGKPCSAKLPWSVKFIQMDTEYGEIVPRHPAQIYESISYFFIFLLLWYLYYYKGKQIYSGFLSGIFFTFLWSSRFLLEFLKEPQGKEILNFLSLNTGQLLSIPFIIFGIFNLLKTRKYFFRHEKN; encoded by the coding sequence ATGAAAATGTTAGAATATATCAATTGGGATCCTATTTATAAATTTTCTTTATGGAAAGATTTTTCTATTCATATTTATAGCATAATGTTCATTATTTCTTTTCTATTGGGATGGTATATTATGAATTTTATTTTCAAGAATGAAAATATACATAAAAAATATTTGGATCCTTTATTAATATGTACTTTTTTTGGAACTATTGTTGGTGCAAGATTAGGACAGGTTTTATTTTATGATTTTTCATATTTTTCGGATCATTGGATAGAAGCTCTATTTCCTGTTAGAGAACGAAGTAATTATTATTTATTAGGTTTTATTAAAGGATACGAGTTCATTGGATATAGAGGATTATCTAGTCATGGAGCAACTATAGGTATCATTTTATCCAGTTTTTTTTATAGCAAAAAAATAATTAAAAAATCTTTTGTTTGGATATGTGACAGATTATGCATTGCTGTAGCTTTATCATCTGTTTTTATCAGAATAGGAAATTTTTTTAATTCTGAAATAGTAGGAAAGCCATGTAGTGCAAAATTACCATGGTCCGTGAAATTTATACAAATGGATACAGAGTATGGAGAAATAGTTCCTAGACATCCTGCACAAATATATGAATCTATTAGTTATTTTTTTATTTTTTTATTGTTGTGGTATTTATATTATTATAAAGGGAAACAGATTTATAGTGGATTTTTATCTGGAATATTTTTTACTTTTCTTTGGTCTTCACGTTTTTTATTAGAATTTTTAAAAGAACCACAAGGAAAAGAAATTTTGAATTTTTTATCTTTAAATACAGGACAATTACTTAGTATTCCTTTTATTATTTTTGGTATTTTTAATTTATTGAAAACTAGAAAATATTTTTTTCGTCATGAAAAAAATTAA
- the yidD gene encoding membrane protein insertion efficiency factor YidD, whose protein sequence is MNIIRNFFIKSIQLYKICISPWIGNNCRYIPTCSDYMIFFLKKDNIFKAFFMGFKRIIQCNPWGNSGFDPPIT, encoded by the coding sequence ATGAACATTATAAGAAATTTTTTCATAAAAAGTATTCAATTATATAAAATTTGTATATCTCCATGGATAGGGAACAACTGTCGATACATCCCTACTTGTTCGGATTATATGATTTTTTTCTTAAAAAAAGATAATATTTTTAAAGCTTTTTTTATGGGTTTTAAAAGAATTATTCAGTGTAATCCATGGGGAAATTCAGGTTTTGATCCTCCTATAACTTAG